TATCGAAGCTTCCACATAACCTGTTGGGGTGTCCGCATTCAGTTCGAGCAGCTTAATCGTCCCATCATGGGCTATGGCAAAGTCGAATCTGGCATACCGACTAATGAATCCTTCTTCTGGCATAGGGCACCCATCAAGCATCTCCCAAAGTACAGGGGGAATTCCAAGCAGTTCATACAAATCGCGCTTTAGATGTACATAGCGAACCGCTTTATCGAGGATGGCCCAGAGCTTTGATGAGGCTTCTTCAAGCTCCTTATAAGTGTCCCTGCGCATTACAGCAATTGCATCCAACCAATACTCTTCATCCTCAAGATCCGCCCAAGTGAACCCAAGCTCATACAACGCTTTAACCCGCGGACCTCTTTCAAGCTCAGACTGATCTAGAATTTCAAATACACTCTGCTGATCACTCATCCGCCAAAACCACTCTTGCTTGAGCCTGATCTCGAAGAGGACTTCGAACCTGAGCCAGATTTAGAGTTCTTCGAAGAATTTAAGCCGCTGGAAGTGCCACCGATTCCAGTCTTTGAAGAAGAACCTCTTCTCGTGATGGAACCGGTGGAGGACGTCGAAGTTTTAGGTTTCACTACTGAACCGGGGACCTTCTTATTCTGGAACTTCTCGCTGTTATAAGTAGGCGGTTTATAAGTTGTTCTCGTGCCTCCATAATAAGTTGGACGCTCCTTGGACCATCCTCTAGAAGAGTAATTGCCACCACTGTTAAACAACATGTGATACAGAAGCAAATCATCCCAACCAAAGCCTGAATGGTATCCACCATAGTTATTCACTACAGTCGTTCCATTATTGGTTACAACACCTTGGCCTCCTTGTTCTACCTCTTGCGCACCTTCCGGATATGGAATATTCCAATCCACATTTTTGTCAAAATAGGCTTTAACCTCTTCGGTAGACCAGGATACCAGCTGCGGTTCGTCTCCAGAAGTATTTGCGCTAGCCCCTGCGCCGCCAGGAATAAACATAGCATTCGCTAACAAAGCTATACCTAGCGAAGTAGATAATACTCGAATGGGCTTTCCATCAGAGGTGAATAATTTGGATACAGCTAATTCCTTATCCTTTTCATCTTTAGACATCGTAAGGTTCTCCTTCCCTTATCTCAATCATTCGTTGTGCATCGGAACAAGCAGAAGCTCCAGCTTGCCTTCATCTACATTCAGCCGTCCTTCAACCGTTTCATATTCAACACTGCCAACCACAATATAATTGACATTCTCTAGCGCTGCGATCATATTCATGCTCCACGTGCGTTCCTCAATGACTCGCAGCCCGCCTTCCGGCATTTTTTCAAATAAGATTACTTTCATCCCATTGTCCATTATTACCATTCCTTCCTTAGTTCTGCTATAGCATCTGATACGTCTTTATCACCTTTTCGTTTCAGTTCTAGGCAGGAATAGATTGCCTAGTATTACTCTTGGAATGAGAACGTCTATATAAGAGCAGAATTCCTAACGAGCACAAGCTAACGAGGTGATACAGAAAGATTCAGAGCAAACATAGCCATAACGGCTGCAAGTATACAATGTCCAATCAATAAAACGTCCCACATAACGGGTCAGAAATGCAGATAATAGTGCTCCCGGTGCGATATACAAACCAATCATCAGCGCTGATTTATCGAACAGATTAGCGAGCGCAAGCGGCATCAGGAACAAGTTCCCTAAGTTCAGCACCAGAATACAAAAGCCTACGGCAACCAGTTTCAGGTAACCCGGCATGGTAAGCAGCTGCGGATTAATGAATGATTCCTTGGCCGTCTTTAGATGTAAGGCATGCACGATAATAGACACTATCCCCACCGCTAGCCATACAAGCGACTGGGTAGTTACGGCTACCGGCAGCACGATAAGCACCAGGCAAGTAATTCCGAACAATCCGTTCCAGCCAAAGTACTGGCTGATGACGCCTCCGACAAATAGGACCCAAACCAAAGGCCATTGCACTACCCGCCGAGATCATTGCAATAGCGCGCCGCGTCTTTCAATCGGAACATAGCGACTGGCGAGTACAAGCCCCAATCCAGCCATAGATCCAGCACCCGCAGATTGCACAATTCTCGTGAGCAATAGCATATTAAAGTCATGTGCGAACAATCCAAACACTGATGCTGTCCCAAGTGTAATTAAGCCAATGGTCAAAAGCTTGCGAATCGGCACTAAGTCGGATAACCGGCTATAAATAACCGTCGATAATGCATATCCAATCGAATAGCTGGAAATCACCTATAGCCTAGGTCAGCAGAAATTTGGAGATCCTGAATAATGGTTGGCAGCGATACATTAAACATCGTTGTGTTCATCACTACAATAAAGAGGCACACCGTCCATAATGACATGACTATTTTATCATTCATTACTACTTTCTCATTCATTGCTACTCCATCCCTGTCCTAATTTATCTATACATGCTCAACTAATTTTATGCCTATAAAAAGAGGTTGGCAATTAGAATAGGAGGATTATTTGCGCCACATCAACCCACACACCAGTTCGAACAGCTCCATATAGTTGCGTGGATTTTTACCCGTCAACGTATGAATGCGATTAAGCCGATAATTCAGTGTGTTTCGGTGAATATTCAACTTTTGTAACGTTCGATTATGATCTCCATTCTCCGCAATAAATACTTGCAGTGTTTCCAATCAGACCCGTCTTGTGCTAATGATAAGGTCTTAGGGGGAATTGATTGACTTGTACATGGGAAAGTAAAGATATATTATAACGCGCATGAACTAGGGAAAGAGTGTTTACAAGGGTTCGCATAGTGACTTTTTAAATAGGAGGTAGTAGCCATGAGGGGTTTGACAAAAGAAATTGCGATGGAAATTGTTCGACGTACGATGCATGTGATTGGGTACAACGTCAATGTTATGGACAAGCGAGGACGAATTATTGGATCTGGAGATGGTAAGCGATTAGGGCAATCACATGAGGGTGCATTACTCGCGATCGAGCGTCGTGGTAGATTCGAGATTGATCAGGAGAGCGCCGCTAGATTGCAGGGGGTATTGCCTGGGACGAACCTTGTTATTGAGTTTGAGGATGAGATTGTTGGTGTTATTGGGATTACAGGTGATCCTAAGGAAGTGACGAAGTATGGTGAATTGGTGAAGATGACGGCGGAGATGTATCTTGAGCATATGAAGCTGTTAGAGCAGGCCCAATGGGACAAGCGAATGAAAGAGAATTTCCTACTCGCGGTGATGAATGGCGATGAGGGGAATGTGCAGACATTGCGACATCAAGCACAGCAGATTCATTTTCAGGTGGATAAGCCTCATATCGCATGCATCATTGAATTAATTGATCGTAATGAAGATGAGCTAATGACGACAATGAAGCGGGTAGCTGATGTATTGGAAGGACGCCCGGCTGTTCAATTGATTACCATTCGTAATGCCAGACAAGTTGTTCTGATCAAGGAGCATCTCCACGAGCGGAAGCCACATACGGATATATGTGAAGGAATTCACCAGATAAGACGTTGGTTAGATGTAAAGGAGATTTCTCCACTACGTATCGCGGTAGGCAAACCTTTTACAGGGATTCAAGGGATGATGAAGTCCATTCAATCCGCAGAGGATACGATGCGTGCAGGCTATGCAATATATCCGGATGAGCCGGTTTATTATGCAACGGATCTGCAACTGGAGACGATGGCCGTTCCGAGTGTGCATAATTGGATGTCAGAGGAGTTGCTGCAGCTATGGGCGCATTTTATGGAGGAGGATCGTAGTGGCGAGCTTCAGCAGACATTAGAACTATTTTACATCGAAAATGGGGAGCAACAGCATATAGCTGAACGACTGCGTATTCATCGGAATACGTTACGTTACCGACTCCAGCGTATAACCGAGCTCACAGGGAAAGATCCAAGAAATTATCAGGAGCTGTTCCTACTCATGAGTGCGCGTTGGTTATATTTGTTGGAACATTCTGGCACGTGTCGTGATAAATAGGACGATTATGTTCATATGCACAAAAAAAGACATCAATCGGTGCGAAATGTTTATTTCTTTGCCTAATGAAACGCTTCCAAAATATCGCTAAAGTATATGTATAAGCTCAAACCACATATTCGACATATACGATTCTATGTAAAACTGGGGAGGAATAACTCATGACAGTGAGTGTAAGCGTTTTAGGTGCTTTAGCGGCATTGGTTGTGGCAATCGTTCTAATATTGAAAAAAGTACCGCCAGCCTACGGCATGATGATTGGTGCGTTAGTAGGTGGTTTAATCGGCGGCGTGAGTATGGTTGATACCATTACACTGATGATGGATGGTGCCAAAGGGATGATTCCTGCCGTGCTTCGTATCTTGGCAGCAGGTGTGTTAGCAGGTGTATTGATTGAATCAGGCGCTGCGAAAAAGATTGCAGAGACGCTGGTTCAGAAGGTCGGCGAGACACGAGCATTACTCGCATTAGCATTAGCAACAATGGTTCTTACAGCGGTCGGCGTATTCGTGGATGTAGCTGTTATTACTGTAGCACCCATTGCATTAGCTATTGCACAACGTGCGAATCTATCGAAATTGGCAATCCTGATCGCTATGATCGGTGGCGGTAAAGCCGGTAACATCATGTCACCAAACCCGAATGCGATTGCAGCATCAGATGCATTTCACATTCCATTAACTTCGTTGATGGCAGCAGGTATAATCCCAGCTGCGTTCGGGATTATCGTAACGTACTTCATCGCAAAGCGTTTAAACAATAAAGGTAGTAAAGTAGCAGCTTCTGAGGTAACGAATAATCCGAATGAGCAGCTTCCAAGCTTCTTTGCAGCCATTCTAGCTCCACTTGTAGCAATTATCTTGTTATCCCTTCGTCCAATTGCAGGCATCGTAGTCGATCCAGTTATCGCACTTCCAGTTGGAGGTATCATAGGTGCCATTGCAATGGGAAGATTTAAGAAGTTAAATGAGTTCGCTGTATTTGGTCTTGGTAAAATGACTGGTGTAGCCGTCATGTTAATCGGGACAGGTACACTAGCTGGTATCATTGCAAATTCGCAATTGAAGGATGTTATTATCGATGGCCTTACGGCATCTGGCCTACCGGCATACTTGCTTGCTCCAATCAGTGGTGCGTTAATGTCTCTTGCAACAGCATCGACAACAGCAGGTACAGCCGTAGCGAGCTCTGTGTTCGGCTCCACCATTATGGGACTTGGCGTAGCTTCGCTAGGAGCGGGGGCAATGATTCACTCTGGTGCGACTGTATTAGACCACATGCCTCACGGTAGCTTCTTCCACGCAACAGGTGGTAGTGTGAACATGCAGATGAAAGAACGTCTGAAATTGATTCCTTATGAAACTGTGGTTGGTCTAACACTAGCGATCGTTTCGACATTAGTATTTGGTGTATTCCAATGGTTCGTATAACGAATATCGAAGCACGAACAACACAAAAGGAAGTGGAGAGCATGAAGTTTGTATTGGCGCCAGATTCATTTAAAGAAAGTATGACAGCAATGGAAGCCTGTGAGGCCATAGAACGAGGACTTCGTTCCTCTTTTCCCGATGCAGAATATATTAAAGTTCCGATGGCAGATGGCGGCGAAGGTACGGTTCAATCGCTCGTCGATGCGACAGGAGGACGAATTGTACAATGTGACGTAACAGGGCCGCTCGGTCACCCTGTGAATGCATTTTATGGCATTATGGGAGATGGAAAGACCGCGATTATCGAAATGGCAGCTGCTTCTGGACTTGGACTTGTACCGAAGGAAGAGCGTAATCCGTTGATCACCACGACAAAAGGTACAGGAGAGCTCATCGTTCATGCGCTGAATGCAGGCGTACGTTCCATTATTATGGGTCTGGGTGGCAGTGCGACGAACGATGGCGGTGTAGGCATGGCGCAAGCGCTTGGATTCCGCTTCTTACGAGAAGATGGAACGGAGATTGGATACGGTGGAGGATCGCTTAGTGAAGTTACTCGTATTGATAGTGCTCATGTAGATCCGAGACTTCAAGGTCTCCAAGTGGTAGCCGCATGTGACGTGGACAATCCGTTAACTGGGGAGCGTGGAGCATCCGCCATCTTTGGCCCGCAAAAGGGTGCAACACCCGACATGGTGAAGCAATTGGATGCAAATCTTACACATTTCGCAAACATCATTGAGCGCGATCTCGGTAAAGAAGTGAATGATACAGCAGGTGCGGGTGCAGCAGGTGGACTAGGTGCTGGCGTGATGGCCTTCCTAGGAGCCAAGTTGAAGCGAGGCGTAAACATCGTCGTCGATGCCATGAATCTTGCGGATAAAGTGAAAGATGCGGATTATGTCATCACAGGCGAAGGTGGTATGGATAGCCAAACCGTCTATGGCAAGACACCGATTGGTGTTGCCAAAGTAGCACAAGCCGCTGGTGTACCTGTTATTGCCTTGGCAGGCTCCCTCGGTAATGGCGTAGAAGCCGTGTACGAGCATGGTATCGATATGTTCTTCTCCATCGTGCCTGGGGTATGTACGCTAGATAAAGCGCTCAATAATGCTTCCTTCAACATGGAGCGCACCGCGCGCAATGTAGGTACATTAATCAAATATAGTAAACGTTAATTACAAGCAAAAACGCCTTCGGGGTCCTTATAAGGACGGTAAGCGGTTATGCGGGAAATATAAGGATAATTTAAAGCGTGGAACATATAAATCATTATATTTTAAAAAAAGATCTGACCCGTGCCATGAAGCAGAGTCAGATCTTTTATTTCGTTTTTGCAGGTAACCTAGGTTTATACTTCACCCAGGCTTGGTCTTTTATCATGAATCAAATAAGTTTAGGAGACTTGAGATTCCTTAGCAAGAACAGGTACGGTGTTATCCTCTACCTGCACATCATCCTTTGTCTTGGAGAGGAAAATGTTCAGCACAATCGCTGTAAGCGAACCGGATACGATACCGTTCTGTAGCAGCATCCGAGCAAATTCAGGCAGCTCTGCGAACATTGCAGGAAGTGTTGCTGAACCTAAGCCCACAGCGATACTGCATGCAGCAATCAGTAGATTACCATCCTTACGCAGATCTACATCGGATAGAATGGAGATTCCGGAAACGGCAACCGATCCGAACATGACAATCATGGCTCCACCAAGTACGGCATTCGGTACAATCGTCGACAAGGCAGCCAGCTTTGGCAGTAGTCCTAGTACAATCATGATCCCGCCAGCGGCAAAAATAACATTACGAGTCTTAATGCGAGACAGCGAAATCAAACCCACATTTTGAGAAAAAGCAGTGTATGGGAAGGCATTAAAAATTCCGCCCAGCATAATCGCTACTCCCTCGGAACGCAGTCCGTTTACGATCTGCTTCTGTTCAACTTTCTGATCAATTACTTTACCTACAGCAAAATAAACCCCAGTAGACTCCACCATACTAACAATATTAACGATAATCATAGTAAAGATTGCGGTAAGACTGAACTCAGGCCATCCGAAGTAGAACGGCTGTGCGATGCTTACCCAAGAAGCGTCACCTACCGTGGAAAAGTTAACGATACCCATTCCATAAGCAATTGCAGTACCCACCACTAAGCCGACCAGAACAGATATGGAGCGTAGAAATCCTGTGGCGAAACGGTTAACCGCTAGAATGACAAGTAGTGTAATCAGTGCAAGCAGCAAATTGCGGGGGTGTCCAAAATCAGCGCTGCCTTCTCCGCCAGCAACATTATTCATAGCTACTGGAATAAGTGATAGCCCGATAATAGTCACGACAGAACCCGTTACAATGGTCGGGAAGAATTTCAGCAGCTTCCCATAAAGTGGGGCTGCAAGAACAACGAACAAACCGGAAATAATGATCGCACCGTACGCAGTCGCCAGATTATGTGTCGAGGCAATCGCGATAATCGGACCAACCGCTGTAAAGGTACATCCAAGAATAACTGGGAGCCTGCTACCAAAATACTTGGTGCCCATAATTTGCAGCAGTGTAGCCAATCCGCAAGTGAACAAATCGGCTGCGATGAGGTAGGCCATTTGAGTCCCATTCAACTTCAAGGCGCCCCCAACAATCAGCGGTACGATAACTGCTCCTGCATACATAGCTAGTACATGCTGAAGACCTAACGTAAATACCTTTTGCTTGCTTAACATCCCGCACTCTCCTTGATTTTCTCTAATGAGCTTTCATTATCAATGAAGTGAATTTCACCTGGTGACATAGATGCAATACGGGCCAAGGCATGTACTTCTATGCCTCTGTTCTCCAGAAGGCTCCGACCTTCTTGGAAGCTCTTTTCAATGACACAACCGACGCCTAGGAGCTCTGCTCCCGACTCTTTCACGATATCAACCAGCCCCACAAGAGCAGCACCAGTAGCAAGGAAATCATCCACAATGAGCACATTGTCATCTGGTCCAAGATATTTCTGAGAGACACTGACCAAATAATCCTCTTGGCGTGTAAAGGAATGTACAGGCGCTGAGTAAACCGCCTCCGAGAGGGTTACTGCTTTCTTTTTCTTCGCGTAAATAAACGGTACACCTAATGCAATTGCAGTAGCCATAGCGAACTGAATCCCACTAGCTTCAATAGTAATCACTTTCGTGATCGG
The window above is part of the Paenibacillus sp. FSL K6-0276 genome. Proteins encoded here:
- a CDS encoding glycerate kinase, producing MKFVLAPDSFKESMTAMEACEAIERGLRSSFPDAEYIKVPMADGGEGTVQSLVDATGGRIVQCDVTGPLGHPVNAFYGIMGDGKTAIIEMAAASGLGLVPKEERNPLITTTKGTGELIVHALNAGVRSIIMGLGGSATNDGGVGMAQALGFRFLREDGTEIGYGGGSLSEVTRIDSAHVDPRLQGLQVVAACDVDNPLTGERGASAIFGPQKGATPDMVKQLDANLTHFANIIERDLGKEVNDTAGAGAAGGLGAGVMAFLGAKLKRGVNIVVDAMNLADKVKDADYVITGEGGMDSQTVYGKTPIGVAKVAQAAGVPVIALAGSLGNGVEAVYEHGIDMFFSIVPGVCTLDKALNNASFNMERTARNVGTLIKYSKR
- a CDS encoding SLC13 family permease, which produces MTVSVSVLGALAALVVAIVLILKKVPPAYGMMIGALVGGLIGGVSMVDTITLMMDGAKGMIPAVLRILAAGVLAGVLIESGAAKKIAETLVQKVGETRALLALALATMVLTAVGVFVDVAVITVAPIALAIAQRANLSKLAILIAMIGGGKAGNIMSPNPNAIAASDAFHIPLTSLMAAGIIPAAFGIIVTYFIAKRLNNKGSKVAASEVTNNPNEQLPSFFAAILAPLVAIILLSLRPIAGIVVDPVIALPVGGIIGAIAMGRFKKLNEFAVFGLGKMTGVAVMLIGTGTLAGIIANSQLKDVIIDGLTASGLPAYLLAPISGALMSLATASTTAGTAVASSVFGSTIMGLGVASLGAGAMIHSGATVLDHMPHGSFFHATGGSVNMQMKERLKLIPYETVVGLTLAIVSTLVFGVFQWFV
- a CDS encoding MFS transporter, coding for MISSYSIGYALSTVIYSRLSDLVPIRKLLTIGLITLGTASVFGLFAHDFNMLLLTRIVQSAGAGSMAGLGLVLASRYVPIERRGALLQ
- a CDS encoding sugar diacid recognition domain-containing protein, which translates into the protein MRGLTKEIAMEIVRRTMHVIGYNVNVMDKRGRIIGSGDGKRLGQSHEGALLAIERRGRFEIDQESAARLQGVLPGTNLVIEFEDEIVGVIGITGDPKEVTKYGELVKMTAEMYLEHMKLLEQAQWDKRMKENFLLAVMNGDEGNVQTLRHQAQQIHFQVDKPHIACIIELIDRNEDELMTTMKRVADVLEGRPAVQLITIRNARQVVLIKEHLHERKPHTDICEGIHQIRRWLDVKEISPLRIAVGKPFTGIQGMMKSIQSAEDTMRAGYAIYPDEPVYYATDLQLETMAVPSVHNWMSEELLQLWAHFMEEDRSGELQQTLELFYIENGEQQHIAERLRIHRNTLRYRLQRITELTGKDPRNYQELFLLMSARWLYLLEHSGTCRDK
- a CDS encoding xanthine phosphoribosyltransferase, with protein sequence MKVLQERIRQEGLILSDTVLKVDSFLNHQVDTELALQIGQEFKKLFGHQPITKVITIEASGIQFAMATAIALGVPFIYAKKKKAVTLSEAVYSAPVHSFTRQEDYLVSVSQKYLGPDDNVLIVDDFLATGAALVGLVDIVKESGAELLGVGCVIEKSFQEGRSLLENRGIEVHALARIASMSPGEIHFIDNESSLEKIKESAGC
- a CDS encoding nucleobase:cation symporter-2 family protein, producing MLSKQKVFTLGLQHVLAMYAGAVIVPLIVGGALKLNGTQMAYLIAADLFTCGLATLLQIMGTKYFGSRLPVILGCTFTAVGPIIAIASTHNLATAYGAIIISGLFVVLAAPLYGKLLKFFPTIVTGSVVTIIGLSLIPVAMNNVAGGEGSADFGHPRNLLLALITLLVILAVNRFATGFLRSISVLVGLVVGTAIAYGMGIVNFSTVGDASWVSIAQPFYFGWPEFSLTAIFTMIIVNIVSMVESTGVYFAVGKVIDQKVEQKQIVNGLRSEGVAIMLGGIFNAFPYTAFSQNVGLISLSRIKTRNVIFAAGGIMIVLGLLPKLAALSTIVPNAVLGGAMIVMFGSVAVSGISILSDVDLRKDGNLLIAACSIAVGLGSATLPAMFAELPEFARMLLQNGIVSGSLTAIVLNIFLSKTKDDVQVEDNTVPVLAKESQVS